The Allocatelliglobosispora scoriae genome contains a region encoding:
- a CDS encoding DUF4407 domain-containing protein, with amino-acid sequence MTTTDDPTPAPPPALAPAPGGPAPMPGRWNVGRLFRRFAGVDEQLLAWVPQERPRYTGLGGAVLTTATLAFFSMSFAVSQALDIDSPLVMLPALVWFVLILNFDRWLVATPLGPDLRRRLPTLLLRITMAVFFGIVIAEPLVLRVFETAVEQQVRDDRTQAVADYRSRLETCNPLPPVAKAPAGCDGYLVPVSKDLQAMRDELASKSALAATQKAEVADFDKALAVLRENERRECAGVSGNGLTGRYGYGPNCRRLKAEADAYEKNHQVPLRHQQLSALDATVVSLTTKISDATASWGQTRGAFIEGQVAEKRDHQRGIGLLERMEALHKLGEQHSSLGLGIWAVRLLFILVDCAPALVKFTGGATTYDRLYARRLAVGEQNFEAAAGAEADGSRAWSQRRRSELAVDDVRHSAGLLSQRDGIVEDLEQRWSRPGSTPSQRP; translated from the coding sequence GTGACGACGACCGACGACCCCACTCCCGCTCCCCCGCCGGCACTCGCGCCCGCACCGGGCGGACCGGCACCGATGCCCGGCCGGTGGAACGTCGGGCGGCTCTTCCGCCGCTTCGCCGGGGTCGACGAGCAGCTCCTCGCCTGGGTGCCGCAGGAGCGCCCCCGCTACACCGGGCTCGGCGGCGCGGTCCTCACCACCGCCACGCTCGCCTTCTTCTCGATGTCGTTCGCCGTCTCGCAGGCCCTCGACATCGACAGCCCGCTGGTCATGCTGCCCGCGCTGGTCTGGTTCGTGCTGATCCTCAACTTCGACCGCTGGCTCGTCGCCACCCCGCTCGGACCCGACCTGCGCCGCCGCCTGCCCACGCTGCTGCTGCGCATCACGATGGCGGTCTTCTTCGGCATCGTCATCGCCGAGCCGCTCGTGCTGCGCGTCTTCGAGACCGCCGTCGAGCAGCAGGTCCGTGACGACCGGACGCAGGCGGTCGCCGACTACCGCAGCAGGCTGGAGACGTGCAACCCGCTGCCGCCCGTCGCGAAGGCGCCCGCCGGGTGCGACGGCTACCTCGTCCCGGTCTCCAAGGACCTCCAGGCGATGCGCGACGAGCTGGCGTCCAAGAGCGCGCTCGCCGCGACGCAGAAGGCCGAGGTCGCCGACTTCGACAAGGCCCTGGCCGTCCTGCGGGAGAACGAGCGCCGCGAGTGCGCGGGAGTCTCCGGCAACGGGCTCACCGGCCGGTATGGCTACGGTCCCAACTGTCGCCGGTTGAAGGCCGAGGCCGACGCCTACGAGAAGAACCACCAGGTGCCGCTGCGCCACCAGCAGCTCTCCGCCCTCGACGCCACGGTCGTCAGCCTCACCACGAAGATCAGTGATGCGACGGCGTCCTGGGGGCAGACCCGGGGCGCCTTCATCGAGGGACAGGTCGCCGAGAAGCGCGACCACCAGCGCGGCATCGGCCTGCTGGAGCGGATGGAGGCGCTGCACAAGCTCGGCGAGCAGCACTCCAGCCTGGGCCTGGGCATCTGGGCGGTCCGGCTGCTGTTCATCCTGGTCGACTGCGCGCCCGCGCTGGTCAAGTTCACCGGCGGTGCCACGACCTACGACCGGCTCTACGCCCGGCGCCTCGCGGTCGGCGAGCAGAACTTCGAGGCGGCGGCGGGCGCCGAGGCCGACGGCTCGCGGGCCTGGTCGCAGCGGCGGCGCAGCGAGCTCGCCGTCGACGACGTCCGCCACTCCGCCGGGCTGCTCTCGCAGCGCGACGGGATCGTCGAGGACCTGGAGCAGCGCTGGTCCCGGCCGGGCTCAACCCCGTCGCAGCGCCCATAG
- a CDS encoding PP2C family protein-serine/threonine phosphatase has protein sequence MSLILHSVAVTDPGLIRPNNEDSAHAGPHLIAVADGIGGQPSGEVASQIVIAALAKVETMVNNEDPLTLMRAAIDAANQRIRQVAETDRATDGMGTTVSALFLREERLAILHVGDSRAYRLRDEKLEQLTRDDTYVQSLVDQGLLPREEARHHPQRSLITQAVQGGHFEPTVAIIDVRVGDRFLICSDGLSDIVTDQAITEVLAAHPRLRLCADRLIKLALQAGAPDNVTVVVADAVTA, from the coding sequence ATGAGCCTGATCCTGCATTCCGTGGCCGTGACCGACCCTGGTCTGATTCGGCCAAATAATGAGGACTCGGCACATGCCGGACCGCACCTGATCGCCGTCGCGGACGGCATCGGCGGGCAGCCCTCGGGTGAGGTCGCAAGTCAGATCGTCATCGCCGCCCTGGCGAAGGTCGAGACCATGGTCAACAACGAGGACCCGTTGACCCTGATGCGAGCCGCCATCGACGCCGCCAACCAGCGGATCCGGCAGGTGGCCGAGACCGATCGGGCGACCGACGGCATGGGCACGACGGTGAGTGCCCTCTTCCTGCGCGAGGAGCGCCTGGCGATCCTGCATGTCGGCGACTCCCGCGCCTACCGGTTGCGCGACGAGAAGCTTGAGCAGCTCACGAGGGACGACACCTACGTGCAGTCGCTCGTCGACCAGGGCCTGCTCCCCCGCGAGGAGGCCCGGCACCACCCGCAGCGTTCGCTGATCACGCAGGCGGTGCAGGGCGGTCACTTCGAGCCGACGGTCGCGATCATCGACGTGCGGGTCGGCGACCGGTTCCTGATCTGCAGCGACGGACTCTCGGACATCGTCACCGACCAGGCGATCACCGAGGTGCTCGCCGCCCATCCGCGGCTGCGCCTGTGCGCCGACCGGCTGATCAAGCTCGCGCTCCAGGCGGGCGCACCGGACAACGTCACGGTCGTCGTCGCCGACGCAGTCACCGCCTGA
- a CDS encoding AAA family ATPase, translating to MTPTALIGRRGELAELTRAWSRVTSVQAGPSVAVITGASGIGKSRLVREALHSFTPAPVPVLAGTARLHDPAPYDWLAAVLSRRDVHDASLPPDGLAWLAQHPDAPAVRYAPGALLRIAVRTVRALIGTGPACLVVEDLHALDPASLNLLGELADEPGLPALLLITSRPPEHPLVARTVARLAGAPGAIRQHLGRLSVAEVAEFLDDRFGDGVTPELAEAVWSRTNGNPYWLMELLAAVRGHEPQALVTEPLPAHLSLDAAPLSESAETLFTSAGADLTGREEEVLACLAAGMSNKQVARSLDISVKTVAVHVSNLLRKTGSASRTEVALWALRRG from the coding sequence GTGACACCGACAGCCCTCATCGGCCGGCGCGGGGAGCTCGCCGAGCTCACCCGGGCCTGGTCCCGCGTGACGTCGGTCCAGGCCGGGCCCAGTGTCGCGGTCATCACCGGCGCGTCGGGCATCGGCAAGAGCCGACTGGTACGCGAGGCGCTGCACTCCTTCACCCCCGCGCCCGTGCCGGTGCTCGCCGGGACGGCCAGGCTGCACGATCCGGCGCCCTACGACTGGCTCGCCGCCGTGCTGAGCCGCCGGGACGTCCACGACGCCTCCCTGCCGCCGGACGGGCTCGCCTGGCTTGCCCAGCACCCCGACGCGCCCGCGGTCCGCTACGCCCCCGGCGCCCTGCTGCGGATCGCCGTGCGGACGGTCCGGGCCCTGATCGGCACCGGACCGGCCTGCCTCGTCGTGGAGGACCTGCACGCCCTCGACCCGGCCAGCCTCAACCTGCTCGGTGAGCTCGCCGACGAGCCGGGCCTGCCCGCGCTGCTGCTGATCACGAGCCGTCCACCGGAGCATCCGCTGGTGGCGCGGACGGTCGCCCGGCTCGCCGGTGCCCCCGGTGCGATCCGGCAGCACCTGGGCCGGCTCAGCGTGGCCGAGGTGGCGGAGTTCCTCGACGACCGGTTCGGCGACGGTGTGACGCCGGAGCTCGCCGAGGCGGTCTGGTCGCGGACCAACGGCAACCCCTACTGGCTGATGGAGCTGCTCGCCGCCGTACGGGGACACGAACCGCAGGCGCTCGTCACCGAGCCGCTCCCGGCCCACCTGAGCCTCGACGCGGCACCGCTGTCGGAGTCGGCCGAGACGCTCTTCACCTCGGCCGGGGCGGACCTGACCGGGCGGGAGGAGGAGGTGCTCGCCTGCCTCGCCGCCGGGATGTCCAACAAGCAGGTCGCCCGCTCGCTGGACATCTCCGTCAAGACCGTCGCCGTGCACGTCTCCAACCTGCTCCGCAAGACCGGTTCGGCCTCGCGGACCGAGGTCGCGCTATGGGCGCTGCGACGGGGTTGA
- a CDS encoding serine/threonine-protein kinase has product MREIAGYQIVRRLGEGGMGSVYLAEAPDGRQVAVKVIRSELLEREEFRARFRSEVTRAQTVPPFCTAEVIEADPDHDPPYLVIEYVDGPNLAQAMRESGPLKGAALHSLAVGVATALTAIHGAGVVHRDLKPGNVLLSRGSVKVIDFGIAREVDTSTALTSHNQVMGTVPYISPERLAGSSGLTAAADIFAWGAVIAFAATGRTPFGGDTPATTAIRIMTEPPNLDGLTGPLRDIVERTLAKDPEERPTARELLDFLLTGSVAARTVAVPKDVAAVRAATTVDLGSTVEKRPAGRGRRIALIATALVLVAGIAGAGAYASGLFTPGGASADPITTPTAQTTASPSPLPSPSTAFSGEQQLAAGLPLLHNETLTKIGLWIEREDKPKKATCKLSADGLTATVAAVLYACPGPKDSLGDTAVFVDVRASPGTCAAIWWRKSNTVGYVLQLCDLIAQFGVHRKASTDNYSMTLNAPVNDKPTRIGVVMIGSQITFYQDGVSIGAWTNVEVAKGWVSLGTFQKDEGSNDPAHQAHFTNVRIYGTSGSTQPASPSASPSS; this is encoded by the coding sequence ATGCGGGAAATAGCCGGATACCAGATCGTGCGCCGTCTTGGCGAAGGCGGCATGGGATCGGTCTATCTTGCCGAGGCGCCGGACGGGCGCCAGGTCGCGGTCAAGGTGATTCGCAGCGAGCTGCTCGAGCGTGAGGAGTTCCGGGCCCGCTTCCGCAGCGAGGTGACCCGGGCGCAGACGGTGCCGCCGTTCTGCACCGCCGAGGTGATCGAGGCCGACCCCGATCACGATCCTCCCTACCTGGTCATCGAGTATGTTGACGGACCCAACCTGGCCCAGGCGATGCGCGAGTCGGGCCCGCTCAAGGGCGCCGCGCTGCACAGCCTCGCCGTCGGGGTCGCCACCGCGCTGACCGCGATCCACGGCGCCGGTGTCGTGCACCGCGACCTCAAACCCGGCAACGTGCTGCTCTCCCGGGGCAGCGTCAAGGTGATCGACTTCGGCATCGCCCGGGAGGTCGACACCTCCACCGCGCTGACCAGCCACAACCAGGTGATGGGCACGGTGCCCTACATCTCGCCGGAGCGGCTCGCCGGGTCCAGCGGGCTCACCGCGGCGGCCGACATCTTCGCCTGGGGTGCCGTGATCGCCTTCGCCGCGACGGGGCGGACGCCGTTCGGCGGCGACACCCCCGCCACGACGGCGATCCGGATCATGACCGAGCCGCCGAACCTCGACGGGCTGACGGGTCCGCTGCGCGACATCGTCGAGCGCACCCTCGCCAAGGATCCCGAGGAGCGGCCGACCGCCCGTGAGCTGCTCGACTTCCTGCTGACCGGGTCCGTCGCCGCGCGTACGGTGGCGGTGCCGAAGGATGTCGCCGCGGTGCGGGCCGCGACCACGGTCGATCTCGGCTCCACTGTGGAGAAGCGACCGGCCGGGCGGGGTCGACGGATCGCGCTCATCGCGACCGCCCTCGTGCTGGTGGCCGGGATCGCCGGTGCCGGAGCCTATGCGAGCGGGTTGTTCACCCCCGGCGGAGCGAGCGCCGACCCGATCACCACGCCGACCGCTCAGACCACCGCGTCGCCCTCGCCGCTGCCGTCGCCGTCGACCGCGTTCAGCGGCGAGCAGCAGCTCGCCGCCGGGCTGCCGCTCCTCCACAACGAGACGCTCACCAAGATCGGCCTCTGGATCGAGCGTGAGGACAAGCCGAAGAAGGCGACCTGCAAGCTCAGCGCGGACGGGTTGACGGCGACGGTCGCCGCCGTGCTCTACGCCTGCCCCGGGCCGAAGGACAGCCTCGGCGACACCGCCGTCTTCGTCGACGTGCGGGCGTCGCCCGGCACCTGCGCCGCGATCTGGTGGCGCAAGAGCAACACGGTCGGCTACGTCCTGCAGCTCTGCGATCTGATCGCCCAGTTCGGCGTGCACCGGAAGGCGTCGACGGACAACTACTCGATGACGTTGAACGCTCCCGTCAACGACAAGCCCACGCGGATCGGCGTCGTGATGATCGGCAGCCAGATCACCTTCTACCAGGACGGCGTCTCCATCGGCGCCTGGACCAACGTCGAAGTGGCGAAGGGCTGGGTCTCGCTCGGGACCTTCCAGAAGGACGAGGGCTCGAACGACCCGGCGCACCAGGCCCACTTCACCAACGTCCGGATCTACGGCACCTCCGGCAGCACCCAGCCGGCGTCGCCGTCGGCGAGCCCGTCGTCCTGA
- a CDS encoding DUF4331 domain-containing protein, with the protein MIRRRAVALTALSGVLLLAAWHGLGPSGAVASSHREAPLIAADPAADNTDLYAFVSPDRPGYVTFVANWVPFEDPDGGPNFYPFATDAVYNINVDNDGDAKADAVFRWTFENVDKRGNGTFLYANGPVTSLDDENLLFRQTYTLESSFNGEPFKVRSTETPVAPSRVGKASMPDYKVLRDQAAIKLPGGWRIFAGQADDPFFLDLRVFDLLYGGDLSEVGRDTLAGYNVNTIVLEVPFKDVALKADASRNPVIGVWSTTDRARVRVSGKAAPVGKDRVQVSRLGNPLVNEVVVPAGLKDAFNSISPDKDAKIPAVVARVTDPEVPKLIQAIYNVPAPAAPRNDLVEIFLTGITTKANGPIKADLNSQLNNADVDPKKFQPAEELRLNLSVPQAATPNRLGVIAGDLQGFPNGRRLTDDVVDIGLQALMGAAQTGKIVDAIATGDKVDANDTAFGETFPFVALPHLTRGGGAVPGAAAPSPSTAAATPSLAAAGATGAGDDTLAIVAVGGGLALLLLFVAGWWWRMRRKPAGEVSP; encoded by the coding sequence ATGATCCGACGCAGAGCGGTGGCCCTGACCGCGCTGAGCGGCGTGCTCCTTCTCGCCGCGTGGCACGGGCTCGGCCCCTCGGGCGCAGTCGCGTCCAGCCACCGTGAGGCACCGTTGATCGCCGCCGACCCCGCGGCCGACAACACCGACCTCTACGCCTTCGTCAGCCCCGACCGCCCCGGCTACGTCACCTTCGTGGCCAACTGGGTGCCGTTCGAGGACCCCGACGGCGGCCCCAACTTCTACCCCTTCGCCACCGACGCCGTCTACAACATCAATGTCGACAACGACGGGGACGCCAAGGCGGACGCCGTCTTCCGGTGGACCTTCGAGAACGTCGACAAGCGCGGCAACGGCACCTTCCTCTACGCCAACGGGCCGGTGACCTCGCTCGACGACGAGAACCTGCTCTTCAGGCAGACCTACACGCTGGAGTCGTCGTTCAACGGCGAGCCCTTCAAGGTACGCAGCACCGAGACCCCGGTGGCGCCGTCGCGGGTGGGCAAGGCCTCGATGCCCGACTACAAGGTCCTGCGCGATCAGGCGGCGATCAAGCTGCCGGGCGGCTGGCGGATCTTCGCCGGGCAGGCGGACGACCCGTTCTTCCTGGACCTGCGGGTCTTCGACCTGCTCTACGGCGGCGACCTGAGCGAGGTCGGCCGGGACACCCTCGCGGGCTACAACGTCAACACGATCGTGCTGGAGGTGCCGTTCAAGGACGTGGCGCTGAAGGCCGATGCGAGCCGCAATCCCGTCATCGGTGTCTGGAGCACCACCGACCGGGCCCGCGTCCGCGTCTCCGGCAAGGCGGCGCCGGTCGGCAAGGACCGGGTGCAGGTGTCGCGCCTGGGCAACCCGCTCGTCAACGAGGTGGTCGTACCGGCCGGGTTGAAGGACGCCTTCAACTCGATCAGCCCCGACAAGGACGCCAAGATCCCGGCGGTCGTGGCCCGGGTGACCGATCCCGAGGTACCCAAGCTCATCCAGGCGATCTACAACGTGCCGGCACCGGCGGCACCGCGTAACGACCTGGTCGAGATCTTCCTGACCGGCATCACAACGAAGGCGAACGGTCCGATCAAGGCGGACCTCAACTCGCAGCTCAACAACGCCGATGTCGATCCGAAGAAGTTCCAGCCGGCCGAGGAACTGCGCCTCAACCTCTCCGTCCCGCAGGCCGCGACGCCCAACCGGCTCGGCGTCATCGCGGGTGACCTGCAGGGCTTCCCCAACGGTCGGCGGCTCACCGACGACGTCGTCGACATCGGGCTGCAGGCGCTGATGGGCGCCGCGCAGACCGGCAAGATCGTCGACGCGATCGCCACCGGTGACAAGGTCGACGCCAACGACACCGCGTTCGGGGAGACCTTCCCCTTCGTGGCCCTGCCCCACCTGACCAGGGGCGGTGGCGCCGTACCGGGAGCGGCCGCGCCGAGCCCGTCCACCGCTGCGGCCACCCCTTCCCTGGCGGCCGCAGGGGCGACGGGTGCGGGTGACGACACGCTGGCGATCGTCGCCGTCGGCGGCGGGCTCGCCCTGCTGCTGCTCTTCGTCGCCGGCTGGTGGTGGCGGATGCGCCGCAAGCCCGCGGGGGAAGTCAGTCCATGA
- a CDS encoding Crp/Fnr family transcriptional regulator: protein MTSDFWSQLTEAEQAEFIRRSGRRHWRRGDVLCRQDDDSDWVALIEEGRVKASNHTAGGSEVVLAVRGPGALLGELAAVDAQPRSATVQALEPVTALVMPPHEFQAYLQANGRVALLLMRVLAERLRDADRKRIEFGAQDSTGRVAARLVELAERFGAPVAEGIQIALPLSQDELAGWVGASREAVSKALGVLRGAGWIRTSRLSVVVLDLEALRDRAR, encoded by the coding sequence GTGACCTCGGATTTCTGGTCCCAGCTCACCGAGGCCGAGCAGGCCGAGTTCATCCGGCGCAGCGGTCGGCGGCACTGGCGCCGGGGCGACGTGCTCTGCCGCCAGGACGACGACTCCGACTGGGTGGCGTTGATCGAGGAAGGCCGGGTCAAGGCCTCCAACCACACCGCCGGTGGATCCGAGGTGGTGCTCGCCGTCCGGGGACCCGGTGCGCTGCTGGGGGAGTTGGCAGCCGTCGACGCGCAGCCCCGGTCGGCGACGGTGCAGGCGCTGGAGCCGGTGACCGCGCTGGTGATGCCGCCGCACGAGTTCCAGGCATATCTGCAGGCCAACGGCCGGGTGGCGCTGCTGCTGATGCGGGTGCTCGCGGAGCGGCTGCGCGACGCCGACCGCAAGCGGATCGAGTTCGGCGCCCAGGACAGCACCGGTCGGGTCGCCGCCCGTCTGGTCGAGCTCGCGGAGCGGTTCGGCGCACCGGTCGCCGAGGGCATCCAGATCGCGCTGCCGCTGTCGCAGGACGAGCTGGCCGGCTGGGTCGGGGCCTCGCGGGAGGCGGTGAGCAAGGCGCTCGGCGTGCTGCGCGGTGCGGGCTGGATCCGCACCAGCCGGCTGTCGGTGGTCGTCCTCGATCTCGAAGCATTACGCGACCGGGCCCGCTAG
- a CDS encoding DUF6529 family protein, which produces MTTDIERGPQPTSAPVAAGLLVPILIGAAVSVVLGAYGSLHPPTGIAVSVAGFSGPLTVKVWLATGAAFFAVLQLVSALAMWGKLGSFAPSWAAPLHRWSGRIAFLFTLPVMVHCLYAVGFATFDLRTTLHSLLGCFFFGAFTVKMLILPRKNLPGWVLPLVGGLVFTVLIALWLTSSVWFFTTVGVKL; this is translated from the coding sequence ATGACCACTGATATCGAACGGGGACCGCAGCCGACGTCGGCGCCGGTCGCGGCCGGCCTGCTCGTCCCGATCCTGATCGGCGCGGCGGTGAGCGTGGTGCTCGGTGCCTACGGGAGCCTGCACCCGCCGACCGGGATCGCCGTCAGCGTCGCCGGCTTCTCCGGCCCGCTGACGGTGAAGGTCTGGCTCGCCACCGGCGCCGCCTTCTTCGCCGTCCTCCAGCTCGTCTCGGCGCTGGCGATGTGGGGCAAGCTCGGCTCCTTCGCCCCGAGCTGGGCCGCACCGCTGCACCGCTGGTCGGGGCGGATCGCCTTCCTGTTCACCCTGCCGGTGATGGTCCACTGCCTCTACGCCGTCGGCTTCGCGACCTTCGACCTGCGAACGACGTTGCACTCCCTGCTGGGCTGTTTCTTCTTCGGCGCCTTCACCGTGAAGATGCTCATCCTGCCGAGGAAGAACCTGCCCGGGTGGGTCCTGCCGCTGGTCGGGGGGCTGGTCTTCACCGTGCTCATCGCCCTGTGGCTCACATCTTCGGTCTGGTTCTTCACGACCGTCGGCGTCAAACTCTGA
- a CDS encoding tetratricopeptide repeat protein has protein sequence MRTSIGGAVRRTPLLLTVVAALLALGAFAVRPATAPDDTGQTVVLTSADDQLEASITRMQGRLRDLPGDWQTWAALGMAYLERARITVDPGFYARAEGAFAESARLRPGNPEALTGLGALANARHDFGAARTLARTALAANAWSAEAAGVLADAETQLGNAAAATDAVQRMLDLRPGLPAYARAAYDLEQHGRVDEAGDLWRRALADATGPAEQAYVRQQLGDLAWNTGDTVTAAREYGLGLAAQPTLIGLRHGRARVSGSLTEWASLVQAAPTPTLLIEYAHRLHDAGRPSEAAAQLDLAEAALKLFAAGGGADDLTAAELAIARRQPADAVRLARREWQRRQHADVADVLGWALHLAGDDRTALTFARRATALGNRSATYATHLTAIERSLS, from the coding sequence ATGAGAACGTCGATCGGGGGTGCGGTTCGCCGCACCCCCCTCCTCCTCACCGTGGTGGCGGCGCTGCTCGCCCTGGGCGCCTTCGCCGTCCGCCCCGCCACCGCGCCGGACGACACCGGGCAGACCGTGGTCCTGACCAGCGCCGACGATCAGCTCGAAGCCTCGATCACCCGGATGCAGGGGCGGCTGCGCGACCTGCCCGGCGACTGGCAGACCTGGGCCGCGCTGGGGATGGCCTACCTGGAGCGGGCGCGGATCACCGTCGATCCCGGCTTCTATGCCCGGGCCGAGGGCGCCTTCGCCGAGTCCGCCCGGCTGCGTCCGGGCAATCCGGAGGCGCTCACCGGCCTGGGCGCGCTCGCCAACGCCCGCCACGACTTCGGCGCGGCCCGGACCCTCGCCCGCACGGCGCTCGCCGCCAACGCCTGGTCCGCGGAGGCTGCCGGGGTGCTCGCCGATGCGGAGACGCAGCTCGGCAACGCGGCTGCGGCGACCGACGCGGTGCAGCGGATGCTGGACCTGCGGCCGGGGCTGCCCGCCTATGCGAGGGCCGCCTATGACCTGGAGCAGCACGGGCGGGTCGACGAGGCGGGCGACCTGTGGCGCCGGGCCCTCGCCGACGCGACCGGCCCCGCCGAGCAGGCCTATGTCCGCCAGCAGCTCGGCGATCTCGCCTGGAACACCGGCGACACCGTCACGGCCGCCCGCGAATACGGCCTCGGGCTCGCCGCCCAGCCCACCCTGATCGGCCTGCGGCACGGCCGGGCCCGGGTCAGCGGTTCGCTCACGGAGTGGGCGTCGCTGGTCCAGGCGGCACCGACCCCCACCCTCCTCATCGAGTACGCCCACCGCCTGCACGACGCCGGTCGCCCCTCCGAGGCGGCGGCCCAGCTCGACCTGGCCGAGGCGGCGTTGAAGCTCTTCGCGGCCGGTGGCGGTGCCGACGACCTGACCGCCGCCGAGCTCGCGATCGCCCGGCGGCAACCGGCCGACGCCGTACGCCTGGCCCGTCGCGAGTGGCAGCGACGCCAGCACGCCGACGTGGCCGATGTCCTCGGCTGGGCGCTGCACCTCGCGGGCGACGACCGCACGGCACTCACCTTCGCCCGCCGCGCGACGGCGCTCGGCAACCGCAGCGCCACCTACGCCACGCACCTGACCGCCATCGAACGGAGCCTGTCATGA
- a CDS encoding adenylate/guanylate cyclase domain-containing protein: MPGQSPPAAPPVRVAVWAVHLVLPLLGLWLLLAQPAVDIEWHDSVSHFWLVLVIAGINVVLGARMSAAAKFRGDARLFLVSLAFLASAGFLMLHALATPGVLVHHANMGFDISQPVGLVVAAVFAFASSLRLDGARAAAVLRSQLALQAGLALVILVWGLVGQLDLPPLSARPGPRDVDGPLTWIALGAVVLFLVAAFRYHRMHRRAPAAMLVSVLTAFALLAEATLAVVLARKWALSWWEWHVLLAFAFGFVAYSAYVEYKREGSSAGIFDAITLEETARAIRAEYGAALEELVTELQERERDGVTESSAPIAARLAEKFGLTEGQTAVLDRAAAALSAEREVSRRLGTLFHHYLSPDVAAALLADPEQAALGGSVVEVTALFADLRGFTTFSEGVAPGEIVEMLNRYHGVAVPCILDNGGTVVQFVGDALLALFNAPARQPDHALRAIRAALAMQRAVDGIAAGQPDWPRFRIGLNTGPALVGNIGSETLRGFNAMGDAVNVAARLQTLAEPGQVVVGAATLALAGPSAVQAVPLGELAVKGRIQPVRAFAVTGWTPA; this comes from the coding sequence GTGCCGGGCCAGTCTCCGCCAGCCGCGCCGCCGGTCCGCGTCGCGGTGTGGGCAGTTCACCTCGTGCTTCCGCTGCTAGGACTGTGGTTGCTGCTCGCGCAGCCGGCGGTGGACATCGAGTGGCACGACTCCGTCAGCCACTTCTGGCTGGTCCTCGTCATCGCCGGAATCAATGTCGTGCTCGGCGCCAGGATGAGCGCCGCCGCGAAGTTCCGCGGCGACGCGCGCCTCTTCCTCGTCTCGCTCGCCTTCCTCGCCAGCGCGGGCTTCCTGATGCTGCACGCGCTCGCGACGCCCGGCGTCCTGGTGCACCACGCCAACATGGGCTTCGACATCTCCCAGCCGGTCGGCCTCGTCGTCGCCGCGGTCTTCGCCTTCGCCTCGTCGCTGCGGCTCGACGGCGCCCGGGCCGCCGCCGTGCTGCGCTCGCAGCTCGCCCTGCAGGCCGGGCTCGCCCTGGTGATCCTCGTCTGGGGGCTCGTCGGCCAGCTCGACCTGCCGCCGCTCAGCGCCCGCCCGGGGCCCCGCGACGTGGACGGCCCGCTCACCTGGATCGCACTGGGCGCGGTGGTGCTGTTCCTGGTCGCCGCGTTCCGCTACCACCGGATGCACCGGCGGGCTCCGGCCGCGATGCTGGTCAGCGTGCTCACGGCGTTTGCGCTGCTCGCCGAGGCCACGCTCGCGGTGGTGCTGGCCCGCAAGTGGGCGCTGTCGTGGTGGGAGTGGCACGTCCTGCTCGCCTTCGCCTTCGGGTTCGTCGCCTACAGCGCCTACGTGGAGTACAAGCGGGAGGGGTCCAGCGCCGGGATCTTCGATGCGATCACGCTGGAGGAGACGGCCCGCGCGATCCGGGCCGAATACGGCGCGGCGCTTGAGGAGCTGGTCACGGAGTTGCAGGAGCGCGAACGCGACGGGGTGACCGAATCGAGTGCACCGATCGCCGCCCGGCTCGCCGAGAAGTTCGGGCTGACCGAGGGGCAGACCGCCGTACTCGACAGGGCCGCCGCCGCGCTCTCCGCGGAGCGTGAGGTGAGCCGCCGCCTCGGGACGCTCTTCCATCACTATCTCTCGCCCGACGTGGCCGCGGCCCTGCTCGCGGACCCGGAGCAGGCCGCGCTGGGCGGCTCGGTGGTGGAGGTGACCGCGCTCTTCGCGGACCTACGCGGATTCACCACCTTCTCCGAAGGGGTGGCGCCCGGCGAGATCGTGGAGATGCTCAACCGCTATCACGGCGTGGCGGTGCCGTGCATCCTCGACAACGGCGGCACGGTGGTGCAGTTCGTCGGCGACGCGCTGCTCGCGCTCTTCAACGCGCCCGCCCGCCAGCCCGACCATGCCCTGCGGGCGATCCGGGCCGCGCTCGCGATGCAGCGAGCCGTCGACGGGATCGCCGCTGGCCAGCCCGACTGGCCGAGGTTCCGGATCGGCCTCAACACCGGACCCGCGCTCGTCGGCAACATCGGCAGCGAGACCCTGCGCGGCTTCAACGCGATGGGCGACGCGGTCAACGTCGCCGCGCGGCTGCAGACCCTCGCCGAACCCGGCCAGGTCGTCGTCGGCGCGGCGACCCTCGCGCTGGCAGGCCCGTCGGCGGTCCAGGCGGTCCCGCTCGGCGAGCTTGCGGTCAAAGGCAGGATCCAGCCGGTACGCGCGTTCGCCGTCACCGGGTGGACACCGGCGTGA